A region of the Mytilus galloprovincialis chromosome 1, xbMytGall1.hap1.1, whole genome shotgun sequence genome:
CGTATTACATATAAATCTCCATCAAAAGAAACTGGCCTTAAAACAAATTACGCCAGACATGTCCAAAGTGTCATGTtacctatatttaaaaaaagtcataAGTAAGTCAATGGATCCtcacacaaaacaaacaaaatcaatcttGACCTGTAGAATCAATtcaattttcagtattttttccACCTTCATAAAACCATTCCTCATTCTGGGCAGCGTGGAACGGGACAAAATTCCCATCTCAAATCTGGGTGTGTTGTATAGCACCATGGACGGCCATCCGATGATGGATCTCTGCAATAGTTAGATGCCAAAGCATTCGGATCTGTGGGACGATAGTAAGGTTTATGAGGTAAATCCGTGTTCCAATGTTGACACGTTATACCAGACACAGTGCAGTGTACTTTTCCAACGTATTCAGTGCTTTTTGTGTAACAGTCTTCACCTAATATTAACAAGATGATATTTATATTGTGTTCATATTAAAATGAGCTGATTATAAATCttgaaaattcattttatttggtACAAATTATTGGAAGATTTAAAATTACAAgaatattttacatgaatttatttcatttgttcCCTATATGTTAAAGCTGATAATCTGATGTAtttcatataagtacattttttAACCAAATAGTATATAACAGTATGGTGTAACCTGACCAAAGCCACTTCGATTTGACATCATAAATGTATGCAGTTCTAATTTGTAGCGGTAGTGTGATTGACATAATATTTCGCAATCATATTTTATCATTGCGTTAGCAATTAAATTACTTTATAGATTTCAAACTTGATATCTATGTGTtctttaaaataatgatactaaCTTGTACACGAGATATTATACATCGAAGACCACTGGTCATCGCTTCCACATAAGGACACTGGACAGTGTTCAACAGACTTTCCAAGTGTAACTGACAAACACCGAAATGTTACCACTACAACATTGGTAATAGAAACAGCCGAAGTTGTATTTGGAAGTTCAGATGGCGGTGACTCAAAAACACCACATGCAAAACCTATTGAAAtgaatatatttaacttttataatttAAGTGTCCGTCTTCAAATCatacataatttcaaataaatctttaaaaatgtaacgGAAATCTAGATATAGATACAAACTGCAAAGTCGAAACATGTTTACTTATATTCGGTCCAGTACCGTACACCTTTCAAGTATATTAGATATCAGCGACAACAGCACTTTTCCATTTCTAAATGTGATCGTAAAACAGTTAAAATTATGGTTTATTCTAATacgacgtgcttctttcgctttatgaataaacacatgctctaaatccaatattttgttttttgcacatgcgtatattgaccactgcagaataatgaattttatgaaattggcatgcatttaatatatttcataaaagtaaaacacttccaaactcttaaatgatgcacatgttgtaactaattcatttattatgactgttgtgttgcattccgaaattgacatatttgacctagatacgacaaccgttcatgctggctgttcaaaaactCCTCTCTCTGAAAAATCTCAGTGCCAGCTGTTTGTTTCTTTACAAAcgaaaaagggaggttcatggaagagcctacacaaccgctttacctttatacacatcggacatagaaattaccttaattgtcctaatcagaatcgaaataattcatgcaagAGATACTTTATTGAAGTTTTAacattttagccctcactatcgctcgggcaaaaattatcacgaatataatgcTTACCCATGTTAAacaatcaattatttcttaaatcataACTCGTACCTGTATTTAGTAAACAGACATTCGAATGTTATAAAACACGTTTTCATGATGACCTGTCAGTGAATGGTACTGTTTCTACTCGTGTGTTCTATATACAATAATTGCCTGTATGAGGTTATTACAatgatatattgacctgaaagacgTATATTGACTGCGGACGAAGTCTGAGGTTGATATACTTCTCTGAGTCAATATATTCTGTATTAACCTCATACCAagactatctttttttttaaagtttttaccgCCGATCTTCCAAAGTAAAAGATGGCCCTTTGAAAATATTGTGATGAGGTATATATTCTCCCAGCGTTGTCCATCAGATGAGGATTCATAAGGCTTTTCTAGCAGCATCGTCGTATTTACGCCGTCTacaattttctaaaattgtcTACTTAAGTCATTTTTATAGGAACAACTTGTGATATATCACaatgatatttttgttatgttgTATTTCTATCATTTCAGGCCCTGCTCGTTAGTTCATGGTCTAGTGACCTTCATGTAATATGCAAGTTCTATTTAAAAAATTCTGCTTATTTTAGTTTGATATGAAATTCATGTGATAAACCAATGATATAGTTCTACTGTCACCATAAAGAAATAGTTGACCGATAGGATGTGTCGGTTTCTCAACTCACTACTGACATGTGTATCGATGTCTTAATTAGATAGTTGGGTATCAGTAAAGTTGTTTTGTCTGTCATTTCATTTATGTCCTTGTCCGGATTGTGACACTACGGCTGACTATGGATTATCAAAGTGGGTGGTGCATAGTAGCAGCAACCGGTCTAGCTACTTTGGGAGTTCAATGGAATGCCTTATTCGTTTTGTGTTAccttcttttctatttttatacgaccgcaaaaatagaaaattttttggtcgtatattggtatgatgttggcgtcgtcgtctgcgtcgtcgtcgtcgtccgaatactttcaGTTTTCGCAcactaactttagtaaaagtgaatagaaatctatgaaattttaacacaaggtttatgaccacaaaaggaaagttgggattgattttgggagttttggtcccaacattttaggaattaggagccaaaaagggcccaaataagcattttcttggttttcgcactataactttagtttaagcgaatagaaatctatgaaattttgacacaaagtttatgaccacaaaaggaaggttgggattgattttgggagttttggttccaacagtttaggaattaggggccaaaaaaggtcccaaataggcattattcttggttttcgcacaataactttagtataagtaaaaaaaatcaatgaaatttaaacacaaggtttatgaccacaaaaggaaggttgggattgattttgggatttgaggtcccaacagtttaggaattagggccaaaaaggggtccaaataagcattattcttggttttcgcaccataactttaatataagtaaatagaaatctatgaaatttaaacacaaggtttatgaccataaaaagaaggttgggtttgattttgggagtttaggtcccaacaggttaggaataaggggcccaaagggtccaaaattgaactttgtttgatttcatcaataattgaataattggggttctttgatatgccgaatctaactgtgtatgtagattcttaattttttggtcccgttttcaaattggtctacattaaggtccaaagggtccaaaattaaactaagtttgattttaacaaaaattgaatccttagggttctttgatatgctgaatctaaaaatgtacttagatttttgattattggcccagttttcaagttggttcaaatcagggtccaaaattaaactgtttgatttcatcaaaaattgaataattggggttctttgatatgccaaatctaactgtgtatgtagattctaaatttttggtcctgttttcaaattggtctacatagtccaaagggtccaaaattaaactaagtttgattttaacaaaaattgaattcttgggctttttttatatgctgaatctaaacatgtacttagatttttgattatgggcccagttttcaagttgattcaaatcaggatccaaaattattatattaagtattgtgcaatagcaagaaattttcaattgcacagtattcagcaatagcaagaaatcttcaattgcacagtattgtgcaatagcaagaaattttcaattgcacagtattgcgcaatagcaagaaatcttcaattgcacagtattgtgtaatagcaaatattttcaattgcacagtattgcgcaatagcaagaaatatctaattgcacaatattgtgcaatagcaagaaattttccattggagttatctttctttgtccagaatagtagttgaatcaacttaaatcattgttttatacaatatacaatatatattcacttttaccaccaactgataaattaaaacaatctttaccattcagtgataacaagcactttattttacattttaatattttagaatgtatttaaatgagtagttattgttgcaaactccattagaaatttgaattgagatcagttttggaaaaagggaaagggggatgtgaaaaaaaagggggggtaaacttgtctcatttcagatttcataaaaaaaagaaaatttcttcaaacatttttttgagaggattaatattcaactgcATAGTGAaatgctcaaaggcaaaaaaaatattataagttcattagaccacattcattctgtgtcagaaacctatgctgtgtcaactatttaatcacaatccaaatttagagctgaatccagcttgaatgttgtgtccatacttgccccaaccgttcagggttcaacctctgcggtcgtataaagctgcgccctgccgAGCATCTGGTTAATCAATTTATAAGAATCGATCATCGGCTATCTTCTTTTGCATTAATTCAAAGATGAATAGTCACTCAGAAATGTGTAGGATTTCATAtagcatgaaaatacggattttttgtgttattaaaatttgctgttacaaaatgttagaaattattataaattaaggaatgtatctccctcatgcaaagctctgattcctttcatggatttggcaatactttttggatctttttgattatagctcttcatcttttatataagctttggatttcgaTTATTTTGGCCAcgatcatcactgaagagacatgtattgtcgaaatgcgcatttggtgcagaaaaattggtattgttaatgttattactaccactgggtctatgcctctgctggtggactgttagtccccgagggtatcaccagcccagtagccagtacttcggaactggcatgaaaatacggattttttttgtgttattaaaatttgctgttacaaaatgttagaaattattataaattaaggaatgtatctccctcatgcaaagctctgattccttctacggatttggctatacttttttgaccttttggattatagctcttcctcttttatataagctttggatttcaattattttgaccacgagcattactgaagagacatgtattgtcgaaatgcgcatttggtgcagaaaaatggtaccgttaatgttattactaccactgggtcgatgcctctgctggtggagtGTTAGTCCCCGATGGCATCACCAggccagtagccagtacttcggtactggcatgaaaatacagatttttttttgtgttatcaaaatttgctgttacaaaatgttagaaattattatcaattaaggaatgtatctccctcatgcagtactctgattcctttcatggatttggctatactttttggatctttttgattatagctcttcatcttttatataagctttggatttcaattattttgaccacgagcatcatgaagagacatgtattgtcgaaatgcgcatttggtgcagaaaaattggtaccgttaatgttattattcatttgttagttgttgttttttggcaatcatacaatatcATCATTTGTGTGAGACATAAGATGCTGTTTATATTCGTAAAAAAGTAATTTATAATCGTATAACatttcaaaacatgtatattcAAACTACTCACATGGAATAATCGGACAGTATTCCCATCGATATTCGTTGTCTGTGTCTGTTGTGTAACACCATAACAGGCCATCGGATGACGTGGCACGACAGTAATTTGTGGAGTGGTCATCTTGATTCACTGGCTTTTCATTGACGGTATGTGGGTAATTTGTGTTCCATCCTTGACATGCTCTGTTAGAAATTGTTTTGCTGTGTGTTCCAGTGTAGTCATGACTACTCCCTATATAACAATCTAGTGCTAAACGAGACAAAAACAGTGgggttttttttcagaataaagtTAAAACAtctcatttaaatataaaaaaaatcatcatttttatttttttgaattaatCGTAGTGTTGAATAAGACAACTGATTTTATAAGCAACGGTACTGATACAAATAATTCATATGAATTGATATCTAATTGAAAGCAAATATTTCGTGAAGTACTAGTATATCGTTGTGCATAATTTTCCCATTGCTCTCCAACtttgttctttatttggcctattGCACttttttttcgagcgtcactaatgagtcttttgtagacaaaacacgtgTTCGGCCTACAAAATCATTGAATTTGTGAGTTTAATCACAATAAAAGAACATTATTAAGGGAAAggtttttttcacatttataaAAAAACGCCCTATTAAATTTCTTTTCACGTTATTATACCTCCATAGTTCATCCAGCTCCCAATCAAAACATCAACATGTAAttctgaaaataataataatatcaattATCATAGTTCATATTACATTATCAGTcgattagaagaaaaaaatagctTGGATAAAAAAGATGTACtcgatttattttttagaaatataactaaaaaaaaatgccgaCCCCGATTGGCTTTTCctgaatactttaaaaaaaagtttgataccAGATTTTATTAAATTCTATGTGCAATAAAGAAGAATGAAGTATAGTCGTTATGTTTTTCGGTTATTAAATATACTGTAACGCAAATGATATAAAGAAAGGAAAATAGTACATATAAACGTGTAATAATATTATTATGTTTTAGTCATGgcaaaccaacaaattaaaagatATCAAATATATCTCCCATATGGACGCATTGTATAGTGTGattaagttttattttgttatccAGTTGAATTGTTAAACAATAGAAATTCACAAATGAAATCAGAAAGATTTAGAACAGTTTTACAATGTCATCAGTGTGAATAAGGGAATTTCCTGTgaagtctttttattttttttttgttatctttgcATCATCCTTCTTTCTGGCTATGACATCTCCTTTTTGAactcattgtttttatttaagaaaaaaatcattaggGCTTGGGTTTATACTGATTTGACCACGGGTTGgcaatttattataatattttaccaCGAATCGACAGCGAGGGGTAAAATTTCGGCATAAAGACCAAACACTTGGTGAAATCAGGATAAATTCAAGCCCCTATTAATTATTTccattataataatatatatttggaaCAAAGCGCTCTAGGTGAAGGCATATATTTGCCGTTCCCTTAAATAAACGAACTATTAAATTGACGTAACAGAACGGAGCAAATTGAATAAGTGACATTCTAAAACTCTTTACAATAACGTATTTGGATTggtttggatgaatttgaatgataattaaATAACTTGTATGtcttatatgtataaaataaaatggttaaTAACAGATTTTAGTATTGGTTGTTTAAGTTTCCTTGTTGTGATAATTGTTGGTTTTACAAGCATG
Encoded here:
- the LOC143076189 gene encoding plasminogen-like — its product is MNKVETIIIVYVCIRVLSAHSLREDYYIQWKTYTFHSNTRAIGHDNSRSVVNCMMKCSVTPACVAAKFYPTNGDCELHQVYNVHTPIMILPENSSVVIVKSELHVDVLIGSWMNYGALDCYIGSSHDYTGTHSKTISNRACQGWNTNYPHTVNEKPVNQDDHSTNYCRATSSDGLLWCYTTDTDNEYRWEYCPIIPCFACGVFESPPSELPNTTSAVSITNVVVVTFRCLSVTLGKSVEHCPVSLCGSDDQWSSMYNISCTSEDCYTKSTEYVGKVHCTVSGITCQHWNTDLPHKPYYRPTDPNALASNYCRDPSSDGRPWCYTTHPDLRWEFCPVPRCPE